In one window of Methanosarcina vacuolata Z-761 DNA:
- a CDS encoding PadR family transcriptional regulator, producing the protein MDPENEKHITQARESDSQNVYIEDILKKHLNVAVLSTIRNNSMSGQDIAKELFFKHRVYISPSAIYSILYALKDQNLLEIDTVKGDLRTKYYVPTEIGKQIIDIRLREFKEALEYFIIWIDE; encoded by the coding sequence ATGGATCCTGAAAATGAGAAACATATAACTCAAGCCCGAGAATCGGATTCCCAAAATGTTTACATTGAAGACATATTAAAGAAGCATCTGAACGTTGCAGTACTTTCTACGATCAGGAATAATTCGATGTCTGGGCAAGATATTGCAAAGGAACTTTTTTTTAAACATCGTGTTTACATATCCCCTAGTGCAATATATTCTATATTGTATGCATTGAAAGATCAGAACTTGCTTGAAATCGATACTGTAAAAGGTGACCTGAGAACAAAATATTATGTTCCCACAGAAATAGGGAAACAGATAATCGATATAAGGTTAAGAGAATTTAAAGAAGCTCTTGAGTATTTTATAATTTGGATAGATGAATAG
- a CDS encoding gas vesicle protein — MMPERGEDSLVELLDRLLNKGLVLNADVLITVAGVPLIGLSLRLLAAGIETMLEYGIFEQFDQSTRAWALEHRVTSPTLMAEEETKMNFFGSYSKDQGKAWNYGYMYLTNRRIFGWHKAFNKILYEIALKDILEVVLVTNVHEEKERKELCIKINNNNVLWIHAPDIEDVHDALISKIYSE; from the coding sequence ATGATGCCGGAACGTGGAGAAGACTCCTTAGTGGAACTTCTTGATAGGTTACTTAACAAAGGACTCGTTTTAAACGCCGATGTTCTGATCACAGTTGCAGGTGTACCCCTGATAGGCTTGAGTCTCAGACTATTAGCTGCTGGAATTGAAACAATGCTTGAATACGGCATATTTGAACAGTTTGACCAGAGTACAAGAGCCTGGGCACTTGAACATAGAGTGACTTCGCCAACTCTTATGGCGGAAGAAGAAACGAAAATGAATTTTTTTGGTTCCTATTCTAAGGATCAGGGGAAAGCCTGGAATTATGGTTACATGTATTTGACAAATCGCAGAATTTTTGGCTGGCACAAGGCCTTTAATAAAATATTGTACGAAATCGCACTGAAAGATATACTGGAAGTCGTTCTAGTCACAAATGTTCACGAGGAAAAAGAAAGGAAAGAATTGTGTATCAAGATTAACAATAACAATGTCCTCTGGATACACGCTCCAGATATAGAAGATGTTCACGACGCACTTATAAGCAAAATTTATAGCGAATAG
- a CDS encoding GvpL/GvpF family gas vesicle protein yields the protein MNETEQENCLYVYSILNTATEQNLGTIGIDDNPVYTIVYKDIAAAVHFLEKKPEPAKDEQQAKEWVFTHNYAIDKMTEKFGTLLPFSFGCVALGNDETIKSWLQKNYEPFKSELEKLSGTAEYLVQIFYDPKILAEKVLKDSPELQELNTKIQGMSKGKGYILQKQFDVRRDQAITKELSKLGAEFGRAIHENVKETVPEEKKSNVPEKFKGKKSVITLSCLVSNENVENLGQVLEQINEHEGFAVRFTGPWSPYSFIDLKKDFEHT from the coding sequence ATGAACGAAACAGAACAGGAAAACTGCCTTTATGTTTACTCGATTCTCAATACAGCTACTGAACAGAACCTGGGGACGATTGGGATTGATGACAATCCTGTGTATACAATTGTCTATAAAGACATTGCTGCAGCTGTGCATTTTTTAGAAAAGAAACCCGAACCAGCAAAGGATGAACAGCAAGCAAAAGAATGGGTATTCACTCATAACTATGCAATCGATAAGATGACTGAAAAATTTGGTACTTTGCTTCCATTTTCGTTTGGATGTGTCGCACTCGGGAATGACGAAACCATAAAATCCTGGCTGCAGAAAAATTATGAACCCTTTAAAAGTGAACTTGAGAAATTAAGTGGTACTGCAGAGTATTTAGTCCAAATTTTTTATGATCCAAAAATTCTTGCTGAAAAGGTCCTCAAAGACAGCCCTGAACTTCAAGAATTGAATACAAAGATTCAAGGAATGTCAAAAGGAAAAGGCTACATCCTTCAGAAGCAGTTTGATGTTCGGCGAGATCAGGCAATAACAAAGGAACTTTCAAAACTTGGAGCCGAATTTGGAAGAGCTATCCATGAGAATGTAAAAGAGACGGTTCCTGAAGAAAAAAAATCCAATGTTCCAGAGAAATTCAAAGGTAAAAAATCTGTGATTACACTTTCCTGTCTCGTTTCTAATGAAAATGTTGAAAATCTGGGGCAAGTTCTTGAACAAATAAACGAACATGAAGGTTTTGCAGTCAGGTTTACAGGACCCTGGTCACCTTATAGCTTTATTGATCTTAAAAAGGATTTTGAACATACATGA
- a CDS encoding gas vesicle protein K: MTITIDEDNLKKGLLGLVVALVEIIQDLLEKQALLRIENESLSDEEIERLGAALSDLHEALERIKEDNALENCVASVREGLDQVVDDVVDKFLNPRWWAEEVKNGELRDDEHTLPILDSQYSH, from the coding sequence ATGACAATCACAATTGATGAGGATAATTTAAAGAAGGGATTATTAGGCCTTGTTGTGGCTCTTGTTGAGATTATTCAGGACTTACTCGAAAAACAGGCATTATTGAGAATCGAAAATGAATCTTTGAGCGACGAAGAGATTGAAAGGCTAGGAGCGGCTCTTTCAGACTTGCATGAAGCACTTGAGAGAATAAAAGAGGATAACGCACTTGAGAATTGTGTTGCTTCTGTGCGGGAAGGACTTGATCAAGTTGTAGATGATGTAGTCGACAAATTCTTAAACCCAAGGTGGTGGGCTGAAGAAGTAAAAAATGGTGAACTACGCGACGACGAACATACTTTACCGATACTTGATTCTCAATACAGCCACTAA
- a CDS encoding Hsp20/alpha crystallin family protein: MGNDDEKDNKEEETKSDTKAEDLETKIQDLGNRIKELEQKLEEKENRATDYEHPSFVEDIVGSIPGFGKIVKILENSSPEFRQRIAETDMEIKHRLETGWSSKPVVSYGLSIRPMPSRNESSKSPGRASRNIKNVTVEAPEPSGPIFDVFEKQDSVYVIAQIPDVEEKDINIEIQGDTLDISAGVYSKKISLPCKSGSIEEKSYKNGVLQLKIKRENNDNHN; this comes from the coding sequence ATGGGTAATGATGATGAAAAGGATAACAAAGAGGAAGAAACAAAAAGTGATACAAAAGCTGAAGATCTAGAAACTAAAATCCAGGACCTGGGGAATAGAATTAAAGAACTTGAACAGAAACTTGAAGAAAAAGAAAACAGAGCTACAGATTATGAACATCCCAGCTTTGTAGAAGATATCGTGGGATCAATTCCGGGCTTCGGGAAAATTGTAAAGATCCTTGAGAATAGTTCCCCGGAATTCAGGCAGAGAATTGCTGAAACAGATATGGAAATAAAGCACAGGCTTGAAACCGGCTGGAGCAGCAAACCAGTAGTGAGCTATGGACTGTCCATAAGACCTATGCCCTCTAGAAATGAATCTTCTAAAAGTCCAGGTAGAGCTTCAAGAAATATAAAAAATGTAACCGTCGAAGCTCCAGAACCATCCGGACCGATTTTTGATGTATTTGAAAAACAGGATTCTGTTTATGTAATAGCTCAAATTCCTGATGTAGAAGAGAAGGACATAAACATAGAAATTCAAGGCGATACGCTGGATATTTCTGCCGGTGTCTATAGTAAGAAAATATCGTTGCCATGTAAATCGGGGTCCATCGAAGAGAAAAGCTACAAAAACGGGGTACTTCAGCTTAAGATAAAAAGGGAAAACAATGACAATCACAATTGA
- the gvpJ gene encoding gas vesicle protein, with translation MSNGSVVRETGGLADVIDRILDKGLVLNADISVSIAGTELLGVKITATLASFETAAKYGLEFPSGTKIDTPAWEKVHEAHAYCPECGNRREEKLLIEKGCPICGWTSPLSKKKRAIIPASYIEIEQEGNSTLEEQN, from the coding sequence ATGAGCAACGGAAGTGTTGTCAGGGAAACCGGCGGACTTGCGGATGTAATAGATAGGATTCTGGATAAAGGACTTGTACTGAATGCTGATATTTCAGTATCTATCGCAGGAACTGAGCTTCTTGGAGTTAAAATTACAGCTACTCTGGCATCCTTTGAAACCGCAGCAAAATATGGGCTCGAGTTCCCTTCAGGAACAAAGATTGATACCCCGGCCTGGGAGAAAGTACACGAAGCCCATGCTTATTGCCCGGAATGTGGAAATCGAAGGGAAGAAAAGCTTTTAATTGAAAAAGGGTGCCCAATCTGTGGATGGACAAGCCCACTTTCTAAGAAAAAACGTGCAATAATCCCTGCAAGTTACATTGAGATTGAGCAAGAAGGAAACTCCACACTTGAGGAGCAAAATTAA
- a CDS encoding gas vesicle protein GvpG: MFFFDDLFLRMLGIEIPGLDLISNIEIIKDFAYKELYNVDKIKNKIKENQMLYEFDELSREEYEESKAELMRQLKFAERVLETNLNVRTDILS; this comes from the coding sequence ATGTTTTTCTTTGATGATCTTTTTCTGAGGATGCTAGGAATTGAAATCCCTGGACTCGACCTTATTTCAAACATTGAAATAATAAAGGACTTTGCTTATAAGGAACTTTATAATGTTGATAAAATTAAAAACAAGATCAAGGAAAACCAAATGCTCTATGAGTTTGATGAGCTCTCAAGAGAAGAATATGAGGAAAGTAAAGCCGAGCTTATGAGACAACTAAAATTTGCAGAAAGAGTATTGGAGACGAATCTCAATGTCAGAACCGACATCTTGTCCTGA
- a CDS encoding GvpL/GvpF family gas vesicle protein produces the protein MKSAPENSKYVYCIIKSPEEAINFGNIGFQGHEVYTLDCNDFCPVVSNEPFKKYEIDDEEEISIHQNVVNEVMKHYSIIPVAYGMIFKNKKLIEVSMRAGKKAIKKAITIVDNKVELGIKIFLPKDAKIDNQKMEQCKSESTERLEEIASHSKTLNLFSSRLLMNTSYLIDKEKVQDFSGEVEKLKLKYPEYKFQYSGPWPPYNFVDIHILSNKKGGFR, from the coding sequence ATGAAGAGTGCTCCTGAAAATAGTAAATATGTCTACTGCATAATCAAATCCCCCGAGGAAGCTATTAACTTTGGTAATATAGGTTTTCAAGGACATGAGGTATACACGCTGGATTGCAATGATTTTTGTCCTGTTGTAAGCAATGAACCCTTCAAAAAATACGAGATTGATGATGAAGAGGAAATAAGTATTCATCAAAATGTTGTCAATGAAGTAATGAAACATTACAGTATTATTCCGGTAGCTTATGGAATGATATTTAAAAACAAGAAATTGATCGAAGTATCCATGAGGGCTGGAAAAAAAGCTATTAAAAAAGCCATTACAATTGTGGATAATAAAGTTGAACTCGGGATAAAAATTTTTTTGCCAAAAGACGCTAAGATTGACAATCAAAAAATGGAACAATGTAAGTCCGAATCAACTGAAAGGCTTGAGGAAATAGCTTCCCATTCGAAAACTCTTAACCTTTTCAGTTCTCGTCTTTTGATGAATACTTCTTATCTTATAGATAAGGAAAAAGTTCAGGATTTCTCAGGTGAGGTTGAAAAGCTTAAACTAAAATATCCTGAGTATAAATTTCAATATAGTGGGCCCTGGCCTCCCTATAACTTTGTAGATATACATATTTTATCTAATAAAAAAGGTGGCTTCAGGTAA
- the gvpO gene encoding gas vesicle protein GvpO — protein MSANVKEDGIKINSLMEELNNATSLIESITRKKAEGVVSMSREEGILKLLVEVLERKSIPDSQDILSIYEMKLNSNMDIIDYSKIGMRRRSDMFTQEE, from the coding sequence ATGAGCGCTAATGTTAAAGAAGATGGGATTAAGATAAATTCACTGATGGAAGAACTTAATAACGCAACATCATTGATCGAAAGCATTACTAGAAAAAAAGCTGAGGGGGTTGTAAGTATGTCCAGAGAAGAAGGTATACTTAAACTCCTGGTAGAGGTCCTTGAACGAAAATCAATTCCCGACTCGCAGGACATATTGAGCATTTATGAAATGAAACTTAACTCAAATATGGATATAATAGACTATAGTAAAATCGGAATGCGGCGAAGAAGTGATATGTTCACGCAAGAAGAATAA
- the gvpN gene encoding gas vesicle protein GvpN, which translates to MKYKATHQRIVRGKPIHKTLEETKQESDTEDLNPIKEPLPYSVNLKNCSEEKKYLVPEMEYFINNTEIQKLSERIKLWIKVGYPVHLIGPTGCGKTSLAVHIAKEIGRPVIWINGDESLTTKDLIGGYAQIKQESVRDNYIHNVFKSSDIIKPEWIDNPLAIACRYGYTLIYNEFSRAKPIANNVLLSVFEEGILELPSRFGGEKYIKVHPDFRAILTSNSIEYAGVHVPQDALLDRMVGIYMDYYSFETEVQIVKEHTGLPEKDTEKIVSIIRKIRDQTDDVQKPGIRSGIMVGKAMKKLNGNTKDYFDQLFVDVIATKTSSNAELLKKEKIVNEVILELNSEKESSNAEMHETDKSVDKTAPEINKKQDPVPVIKAEKTVSKTAPAVNKKQDPAPVIKTEKTVSKPAPAVDKKQDPAPMIKTEKTASKTTPEINKKQDPAKVIKNEKLVDKAVSELA; encoded by the coding sequence ATGAAATATAAAGCAACGCATCAGAGAATAGTAAGAGGTAAACCTATTCACAAAACTTTAGAGGAAACAAAACAGGAATCAGACACTGAGGACCTGAATCCCATAAAGGAACCACTTCCATATAGTGTAAATTTGAAAAACTGCTCTGAAGAAAAGAAGTACCTTGTTCCTGAAATGGAATATTTTATAAATAATACTGAAATCCAGAAATTAAGTGAAAGAATTAAATTGTGGATAAAAGTCGGATATCCCGTTCATTTAATTGGCCCTACAGGCTGTGGAAAAACAAGTCTTGCTGTACATATTGCAAAAGAAATTGGACGCCCTGTTATATGGATTAATGGGGATGAGTCACTTACAACAAAGGATCTCATAGGTGGATATGCTCAAATCAAGCAGGAATCTGTCAGAGATAATTATATTCATAATGTTTTTAAAAGTTCAGACATTATAAAGCCCGAGTGGATTGACAATCCTCTGGCTATTGCATGTAGATACGGATATACCCTCATATATAATGAGTTTTCCAGGGCAAAGCCAATTGCAAACAACGTTTTACTTTCGGTTTTTGAAGAAGGAATCCTTGAATTACCATCCAGGTTTGGTGGGGAAAAATACATCAAAGTGCATCCGGATTTCAGGGCAATTCTGACAAGTAATTCAATTGAATATGCAGGAGTTCACGTTCCTCAGGATGCTTTACTGGATCGAATGGTGGGCATATACATGGACTACTATAGCTTTGAAACCGAGGTCCAGATAGTAAAAGAACATACAGGCCTTCCGGAGAAAGACACTGAAAAAATTGTATCAATCATCCGGAAGATCAGGGACCAAACTGATGATGTCCAGAAACCTGGAATCAGGTCCGGCATTATGGTTGGAAAAGCTATGAAAAAACTGAACGGCAATACAAAAGATTATTTTGATCAATTGTTTGTCGATGTGATTGCAACTAAAACAAGTTCCAATGCAGAGCTTCTTAAGAAAGAGAAGATTGTAAATGAAGTTATTTTAGAGCTTAATTCAGAAAAAGAGAGTTCCAACGCTGAAATGCATGAGACCGATAAGTCCGTAGATAAAACAGCCCCAGAGATTAATAAGAAGCAAGATCCGGTACCGGTGATCAAGGCAGAAAAAACTGTAAGTAAAACAGCTCCTGCGGTTAATAAGAAGCAAGATCCAGCACCGGTGATCAAGACAGAAAAAACCGTAAGCAAACCAGCTCCTGCGGTTGATAAAAAGCAAGATCCAGCGCCGATGATCAAGACAGAAAAAACCGCAAGTAAAACAACCCCTGAAATTAATAAAAAACAAGATCCTGCAAAGGTAATCAAGAACGAGAAACTCGTAGATAAAGCAGTTTCAGAACTTGCATAA
- the gvpA gene encoding gas vesicle protein GvpA produces the protein MVSQSPDCSSLAEVLDRILDKGIVVDTWARVSLVGIEILAIEARVVVASVDTFLHYAEEITKIEIAAREEKPVIAA, from the coding sequence ATGGTTTCACAGAGTCCAGACTGTTCCAGTCTAGCAGAAGTGCTTGACAGAATTCTCGATAAAGGTATAGTTGTTGACACATGGGCAAGAGTCTCACTTGTTGGCATTGAAATACTGGCTATTGAAGCAAGAGTTGTTGTCGCATCTGTTGACACTTTCCTGCACTATGCAGAAGAGATTACAAAAATCGAAATTGCTGCAAGAGAGGAAAAACCAGTAATTGCAGCATAA
- the gvpA gene encoding gas vesicle protein GvpA — MVSQSPDSSSLAEVLDRILDKGIVVDTWARVSLVGIEILAIEARVVVASVDTFLHYAEEITKIEIAAREEKPVIAA, encoded by the coding sequence ATGGTATCACAGAGTCCAGACAGTTCCAGTCTAGCAGAAGTGCTTGACAGAATTCTCGATAAAGGTATAGTTGTTGACACATGGGCAAGAGTCTCACTTGTCGGCATTGAAATACTGGCTATTGAAGCAAGAGTTGTTGTCGCATCTGTTGACACTTTCCTGCACTATGCAGAAGAGATTACAAAAATAGAAATTGCTGCAAGAGAAGAAAAACCAGTCATTGCAGCATAA
- the gvpA gene encoding gas vesicle protein GvpA — MVSQSPDSSSLAEVLDRILDKGIVVDTWARVSLVGIEILAIEARVVVASVDTFLHYAEEITKIEIAAREEKPVIAA, encoded by the coding sequence ATGGTATCACAGAGTCCAGACAGTTCCAGTCTAGCAGAAGTGCTTGACAGAATTCTCGATAAAGGTATAGTTGTTGACACATGGGCAAGAGTCTCACTTGTTGGCATTGAAATACTGGCTATTGAAGCAAGAGTTGTTGTCGCATCTGTTGACACTTTCCTGCACTATGCAGAAGAGATTACAAAAATCGAAATTGCTGCAAGAGAGGAAAAACCAGTAATTGCAGCATAA
- a CDS encoding transglutaminase-like domain-containing protein: MNYFKFLSLLLLFAFASGCIYPDATDNIPVAGLNSEDLAKDLQNLTPNGTNNPLYDETGLEDQNKTEKNESTVYLVDSTSSEIPEVPTYHEEKTNVVYPREYRLLSVNLQRGIGSENEKIASEVFNITGKTSGYNIKDACDVFDYVNKHWEYRYEKNGEFFFDASQTIKEGYKGDCDDYSIVMSALLKNMGFNTRVVTATNESYGHAYPELYIGDDKETASEILRYLQGRYYYAENIWYSGRELKDGKLQYWLNFDWSGSNGYRHPGGIYFKGTEVIYYPNGLIEL; the protein is encoded by the coding sequence ATGAACTATTTTAAATTTTTAAGTCTACTTCTTCTTTTTGCATTTGCTTCCGGATGTATATATCCTGACGCTACCGATAATATTCCTGTTGCAGGTCTAAACTCCGAAGATCTGGCAAAGGATTTACAGAATTTAACACCTAACGGAACGAATAACCCTTTGTATGATGAGACAGGATTGGAAGACCAGAATAAGACCGAAAAGAATGAGAGCACTGTATACCTGGTCGATTCGACGTCTTCTGAAATACCAGAGGTTCCTACTTATCATGAAGAAAAAACAAACGTCGTATATCCCAGGGAATACAGACTATTGTCCGTGAATCTCCAGAGAGGTATTGGGTCAGAAAATGAGAAAATCGCATCCGAAGTTTTCAATATAACTGGAAAGACCTCAGGATACAATATTAAAGACGCCTGTGATGTTTTTGATTACGTGAACAAGCATTGGGAGTATCGTTATGAAAAAAACGGCGAGTTTTTCTTTGATGCCTCTCAGACTATAAAAGAAGGTTATAAAGGAGACTGTGACGACTATTCCATAGTCATGTCTGCCCTTTTAAAAAATATGGGGTTCAATACAAGAGTCGTTACTGCAACAAACGAGAGCTACGGACACGCCTATCCTGAACTTTACATCGGAGACGACAAGGAAACTGCGTCTGAAATCCTCAGGTATTTACAGGGCAGATATTACTATGCTGAAAATATCTGGTACTCAGGAAGAGAACTTAAAGATGGGAAACTTCAGTACTGGCTGAATTTTGACTGGAGTGGGTCAAATGGATACAGACATCCTGGAGGCATATATTTTAAAGGAACAGAGGTAATTTATTACCCCAATGGACTAATCGAGTTATGA
- a CDS encoding nSTAND3 domain-containing NTPase produces the protein MSDSIRALASSMVSRKISGTDPYILFLGAGASISSGCSRMVQIVDDVLEQHAKSEFDIWEKEIKDATQKEERFGELLRNEINKEKRTRFFEIWSLLDHDNQYSILRKHLWEDKIPSEGYDSLVKLIKKGFIKTVLSTNLDNLMEKALNNSGYQPGDFIIVVNGRDRHEEIVDQLSSSRNPLKIVKLHGTLESPKSYAFRQEEIFDFEKEIKPNLSQLINQNLIIVGYSGQDRDIDLLFEDEGKEIYFVKPSKPEAESRICQILIVRGKGKTIDGNDGKFDTFFDKLLKYVELEEKRSNASDSEPSIEGFLRKIGFAKELENPQSRYKNLTSLYVKPTEYNDICSKLEKDHVIFIIGEPHLGKTFTAIHLLWEYYQKDYETLHIRHDNLITLLHENEGSLKKLLLFLISSKQGNPVIIHFDDPFGETMERRTNDFAKGLSEFLILSKQYEHLRIIVTTRLNIFREALAEQDCQDIEELEKDLRVHTSYKSEVLVDILHRYTQFYKPLWSTDEKVVWVLDEKLPEMLPAPHNIEFFVRTSERLTSLEEVLQHVEKSKEMIRALGEWMASLSDHEQIFLLWVEVQSTSNILFINDSVSKVNIEDAYRETLAFLYKKKYIFSIPPSSFSVDKDKFDMILLESREKNSEIDKFDFVHPSYHEAFWYAIKKESRLLHWWATLKENLTNVLDDLDNKLDLVQLRIIENYGTVNRDLDKLLLISAESEDIDEKAIALEHMIRRVEVFGESPLFYSCVEAVISSEDPKHRAIFVNSLDKCFSLLPPKIIDKSMLLLVDEEEEIQMKFLELYSNNISIIHNLRTNSEFKIYSLVEKLQLVELLSKYRDKREIEIELIDNFLQITQPEFEAIFENNPILGNHLLRFAYNNIGKLRDDLSSEQKVNILNIKKYIEKNEKARPLFKHLIVKYGGAEQTYRAVQLDD, from the coding sequence ATGTCAGACTCTATAAGAGCTTTAGCTAGCAGCATGGTTTCAAGAAAAATTTCCGGTACTGATCCGTATATATTATTTCTCGGTGCTGGAGCATCAATAAGTTCTGGATGCTCAAGAATGGTGCAAATTGTTGATGACGTTTTGGAACAACATGCTAAGTCAGAGTTTGATATATGGGAAAAAGAGATTAAAGACGCCACCCAAAAAGAGGAAAGATTCGGAGAGCTCTTAAGAAATGAGATAAACAAAGAGAAACGTACCCGTTTTTTTGAAATATGGAGCTTATTAGATCACGATAACCAATATTCAATACTTAGAAAACATCTATGGGAAGACAAAATTCCTTCAGAAGGATATGATAGCCTAGTTAAACTGATAAAAAAAGGCTTTATTAAGACAGTCCTTTCAACAAATTTGGATAATTTAATGGAAAAAGCCCTAAACAATTCAGGATATCAACCAGGTGATTTTATCATAGTTGTAAACGGGAGAGACAGACATGAAGAAATAGTGGATCAACTTAGTTCATCCCGTAATCCTCTGAAGATAGTTAAGTTACATGGTACTCTAGAATCACCAAAAAGTTATGCTTTTAGACAAGAGGAAATCTTTGATTTTGAAAAGGAAATAAAGCCAAATCTATCTCAATTAATTAACCAAAACCTAATTATTGTAGGGTATAGTGGACAAGACCGAGACATCGATTTGCTTTTTGAAGATGAAGGAAAAGAAATATATTTTGTAAAACCTTCAAAACCAGAAGCCGAAAGCAGAATTTGCCAGATACTAATAGTTCGCGGTAAAGGCAAAACAATAGATGGAAACGATGGAAAATTTGATACTTTTTTTGATAAATTATTGAAATATGTAGAACTTGAAGAAAAAAGAAGCAACGCTTCAGATTCGGAACCATCGATAGAAGGATTTTTAAGAAAGATTGGTTTTGCAAAGGAATTAGAAAACCCTCAAAGTCGTTATAAAAATTTAACATCTCTCTATGTAAAACCTACAGAGTATAATGATATATGTTCAAAGTTAGAAAAAGATCATGTAATATTCATAATTGGAGAGCCTCATTTAGGTAAGACATTTACTGCAATCCATCTGCTTTGGGAATATTATCAAAAAGATTATGAAACACTGCATATAAGACACGATAATCTAATAACACTGCTTCATGAAAACGAAGGAAGCCTTAAAAAGCTTCTTTTATTCTTAATATCTTCTAAACAGGGAAATCCTGTGATCATTCATTTTGATGATCCCTTTGGCGAAACGATGGAGCGTAGAACAAATGATTTTGCCAAAGGACTAAGTGAGTTTTTGATTTTATCTAAGCAGTATGAGCATTTGAGAATTATTGTAACCACTAGATTGAATATTTTTAGAGAAGCTCTGGCTGAACAAGATTGCCAAGACATTGAAGAACTTGAAAAAGATCTGAGAGTCCATACTTCGTATAAATCAGAAGTTCTTGTAGATATACTACATAGGTATACTCAGTTTTACAAACCTCTTTGGTCAACTGACGAAAAAGTAGTTTGGGTACTAGATGAAAAGTTACCTGAAATGCTTCCAGCTCCCCACAACATAGAATTCTTTGTAAGAACTTCAGAAAGACTTACTTCTTTAGAAGAAGTGCTTCAGCATGTAGAGAAATCCAAAGAAATGATAAGGGCATTGGGAGAATGGATGGCTAGCTTATCTGACCATGAACAAATTTTCCTATTGTGGGTAGAGGTCCAATCAACCTCAAACATACTCTTTATAAATGATTCTGTATCTAAAGTAAATATTGAAGACGCCTATAGAGAGACTTTAGCGTTTCTATATAAAAAAAAGTACATATTTAGTATTCCTCCTAGTTCATTTTCAGTTGACAAAGATAAGTTTGATATGATACTTTTGGAAAGTAGAGAAAAAAATTCAGAAATAGATAAATTTGACTTTGTTCACCCTTCTTACCATGAAGCTTTTTGGTACGCCATAAAAAAGGAGTCAAGATTGCTTCATTGGTGGGCAACATTAAAAGAAAATTTAACAAATGTATTGGATGACTTAGATAATAAACTGGATCTTGTTCAGTTACGTATAATTGAGAATTATGGAACAGTAAATAGAGATTTGGATAAGTTACTACTTATCTCAGCAGAAAGTGAAGACATTGACGAAAAGGCCATAGCCCTTGAACACATGATAAGAAGAGTCGAAGTGTTTGGAGAATCTCCGTTATTTTATTCTTGTGTGGAGGCTGTAATTTCATCAGAAGATCCAAAACACAGAGCAATATTTGTAAATTCACTTGATAAATGCTTTAGTTTGTTGCCTCCAAAAATCATAGACAAATCAATGTTGCTTCTAGTTGATGAAGAAGAAGAAATTCAAATGAAATTTTTGGAATTGTATTCAAATAATATTAGTATAATTCATAACTTGAGAACTAATAGTGAATTTAAAATATATTCATTGGTGGAAAAATTACAATTAGTTGAACTGTTAAGTAAATATAGAGATAAGAGAGAAATTGAAATAGAACTAATAGATAATTTCCTTCAGATAACTCAGCCTGAATTTGAAGCAATATTTGAAAACAATCCAATTCTTGGTAATCATTTATTACGTTTTGCTTACAATAATATTGGCAAACTGCGCGATGACCTATCTTCTGAACAAAAAGTAAATATCCTAAATATTAAAAAATATATCGAAAAAAATGAAAAGGCTAGACCTTTATTCAAACATTTGATAGTAAAATATGGAGGTGCTGAACAAACATATAGAGCAGTTCAACTCGATGATTAA
- a CDS encoding type II toxin-antitoxin system RelE family toxin: MFEIFLDTPAKNFIKKLDSKNSQRIIKAIEKLAEDPIPHDAKRIYGISEKLFRIRVGDFRILYRIDYKRLS; this comes from the coding sequence ATGTTTGAAATTTTTCTGGACACGCCTGCAAAGAATTTCATCAAAAAACTCGATTCCAAAAACAGCCAGAGAATCATCAAAGCCATTGAAAAACTTGCTGAAGACCCTATTCCTCATGATGCTAAAAGAATCTACGGCATCAGCGAAAAGCTTTTTAGAATAAGAGTTGGGGATTTCAGGATTCTCTATCGGATTGACTATAAGAGATTATCATAA